In Lentimicrobiaceae bacterium, the DNA window GAGATTTTTGGACCAGTGGTAACTTTGGAACCTTATGAGGATTTTGATGAGGCCATTGCGCTGCTCAACAATACCCGTTTTGGATTGCAGGCAGGTATTTTTACCAATAACATGGATGAAATGAACCGTGCCTTCGAAAGTATTGTAGCCGGTGGAATAATTATGAATGATGTTCCAACATTCAGAGTTGATCATATGCCATATGGAGGCGTTAAAGACTCAGGTATTGGCAGGGAAGGGGTGAAATATGCAATGCTGGACATGCTTGAACCCCGGATACTGGTTAAATCATTTTAAACGTTTCGCGATAAAAATCAGATTTTGAGTGATATTGGTGTGATAATAATTTGGTGATTGAAAATTTATGGAAGGTAAAATAAATCTGATATATTTCGTTCAGCAAATTATCTTCATTGCAAGGCATTTTTAGTATTTTTGTCACCTGATAGCAAAGTCCCGGCATGATAACTGAACTGGATAAAGTTAAACTTCTGGCGCTTAAAAATGGCGATGAGCAGGTTTTCGAATCTATTTTCCGGGAATTTTATGCCCCTTTGTGTCTGCATGCGAGACGTTATCTTATTGATCCTGATATTGCCGAAGAAGTGGTTCAGGATATGTTTTTCAAAATGTGGGATCGGCGCGATAGCCTGACCATCAACTCTTCACTGGCTGCTTACCTTTACAAATCTGTTACCAATCACGCCCTTAATTATTTGAAGTATCAGAAGCATATTCAAAAATATCAGGAATATGTTGGTTTCAGAACCGATGACAATGTTTCTATTTCGGCACATGATGCTCTTGTAAACTCTGATCTTGAAAAAGAGTTGCTTCGTCTGATCAAATCAATGCCTGAGCGCAGAAGGATGATTTTTGAAATGAGCCGCCATGAAGGGCTCCGTTATAATGATATCGCCGAAAAGCTGGGAATCAGTGTAAAAACTGTTGAAGTTCAGATGTCAAAAGCGCTTGAATTCATGCGAAACAAATTGCGTGATTACCTTCCGGTTCTTTTGGTTTTCTGGCTCCTCTCTTCTTTGTTTTAAAATATTGTTAAATATTTTTAACAGTTGAATAGGGGTAAACCCTTTCTAAGTTGTCATTAAGTCAAAGCATATATACAATACCGAATGCTCCTTACAAAGCTAAAATATAAGCGACTGATAATAAAGCTCATACAGGGCGAAGCTACTGCGTTGGAGAAACAACAGGCCGAGCAGTGGATTTCAAAAAGCCCGGAGAATCAGCGTTTGTATGAAGCCTATAAGGGTTTGTTAATTCTTACATCAAGAAAAGAGGATGAGTTTAATACAGATCGGGCATGGATGAATCTGCAAAACAGAATTCATGCCGAGAAGTATAGCTCATCTGCCCATGTAGGCAAAAAGCCTGTGAGGAAAATGACTTCTTATCTTGCAGTTGCAGGTATAGCAGCCATTCTGGTCCTTGCTATCGGTATTTTTAGTATTCTGCAGAAAGAACCTGCAATAAAGGAGTTTTCGACTACAGCCTCCGTATCTGGAGAGCAATTGTTGCCTGATGGTTCATCGGTTTTCCTGAACAAAAATTCTATGGTAAAATATCCGGAATATTTTACGGGAAATATCAGAGAAATCTCTATTTTTGGTGAAGCGTTTTTTGAAGTTAGCCGAAATCCTGACAAACCTTTCATTATACATGCTTCAGGGCTGGATATCAAGGTTGTGGGTACTTCGTTCAATGTTGAGGCTCCGCAAGGTGGCGACATTGTTAAGGTGACTGTTAATACTGGTAAAGTGCTGGTTTATCCGACAAAGACATTGCCGGATGATTCTGAAAGCGCCGGTATTCACCTCACTGCCGGTGAAAATGCAACTTATAGCCATCAATCGGGTCAAATACTCAAAGGTGTTAATGATGACCTGAACGTGTTAAGTTGGAAGACCGGTGTGCTTACTTTCAGAGAGTCAAGATTGGCTGATGTTTTCAAAGCGCTGGAAACGAAATATGAAACCAGGTTTTTAGTTGAAAACCCGGAAGTGTTGAACCTAAGATTAACTGCCCGCTTTGAGAATGATTCGTTAGATGATGTTCTGGAAACTCTTTCTCTCATTTTCAATGTCAAATTTGAAAATGAAGGGCAAGCCGTTAAAGTTCATTAGTCTGACAGTTAATTTCGGATAAGCGTAGTGATTGCCTTTCCGGAATGAAGAATAACATAAAATGCCTCCTCTTCTGTTTTATATTTACCTGGAGTGTTTTACCAGGTTCGGTCTGTCTATACGGTCAATCTAAATCTCTCGAAGTCCTTGTTTCCCTCTCTACAGTTAATCAACCTGTTGCTGTAGCCCTTGATCAGTTGTCCAGAAACAGTGGCTTTACTTTTTCTTACAACCCGGATCATATCGACGCCTTAAATCCGGTTTCTGTCAGCTTTGTCAAGGTTCCTTTAATCAAAGTGCTGGAGGCTATTGTTCCGGCAGATGATTTTGGATATAAAGTTTCGGGTCGTAAAGTGGTATTGTACAAGCTGAAGGATATTAAACCAATCAATCTTCCTGAAGAAAGGGAAAGTGTGGTTGAGAACAAGGTGGATGCACCTGTAACTTTAGCTAAAGTGGCCATTCAGCCTGATACAGTTTATATTACAAAAACTGAAATCAGAACCGATACCATTACACGCGTGGATACCATAACCAAATATGATACTGTTTTTATTCTCAAAACTGTTAACCGCGAAAAACCCATTACGAGTGAAGATATTTTTTCGGATCTCAGCAGCCTTCGAAAAGAGTTAAAAAGGGAGTTTACTGTTGAAGCTGGTTTTTCGCTCAGCTGGCTTTCTCCTGTTGTTGCTTATTCGGCCGATGAGCAGTA includes these proteins:
- a CDS encoding RNA polymerase sigma-70 factor, which translates into the protein MITELDKVKLLALKNGDEQVFESIFREFYAPLCLHARRYLIDPDIAEEVVQDMFFKMWDRRDSLTINSSLAAYLYKSVTNHALNYLKYQKHIQKYQEYVGFRTDDNVSISAHDALVNSDLEKELLRLIKSMPERRRMIFEMSRHEGLRYNDIAEKLGISVKTVEVQMSKALEFMRNKLRDYLPVLLVFWLLSSLF
- a CDS encoding FecR domain-containing protein translates to MLLTKLKYKRLIIKLIQGEATALEKQQAEQWISKSPENQRLYEAYKGLLILTSRKEDEFNTDRAWMNLQNRIHAEKYSSSAHVGKKPVRKMTSYLAVAGIAAILVLAIGIFSILQKEPAIKEFSTTASVSGEQLLPDGSSVFLNKNSMVKYPEYFTGNIREISIFGEAFFEVSRNPDKPFIIHASGLDIKVVGTSFNVEAPQGGDIVKVTVNTGKVLVYPTKTLPDDSESAGIHLTAGENATYSHQSGQILKGVNDDLNVLSWKTGVLTFRESRLADVFKALETKYETRFLVENPEVLNLRLTARFENDSLDDVLETLSLIFNVKFENEGQAVKVH
- a CDS encoding outer membrane beta-barrel protein, with the translated sequence MKNNIKCLLFCFIFTWSVLPGSVCLYGQSKSLEVLVSLSTVNQPVAVALDQLSRNSGFTFSYNPDHIDALNPVSVSFVKVPLIKVLEAIVPADDFGYKVSGRKVVLYKLKDIKPINLPEERESVVENKVDAPVTLAKVAIQPDTVYITKTEIRTDTITRVDTITKYDTVFILKTVNREKPITSEDIFSDLSSLRKELKREFTVEAGFSLSWLSPVVAYSADEQYNARLEDYRRANSNSPISGSINFDFRLRYARFSIESGIAYTAFNQKFDFNYKVKTGGFYLKDTLDIYYTIAESDTAWYYVLDSTYQPVDVKDYRYVSDIKHHYIDLPLAFQYNQPLGRALLYGKAGIITSVHAGSKGLFLHAEELEVSPVSDLEFKPVNFSWLLGAGAILPLNKNVTFNVGIVYRKQLQGIYTHFAIDKRLSATGINAGVCFRF